The Microcebus murinus isolate Inina chromosome 26, M.murinus_Inina_mat1.0, whole genome shotgun sequence genome contains a region encoding:
- the FAM47E gene encoding LOW QUALITY PROTEIN: protein FAM47E (The sequence of the model RefSeq protein was modified relative to this genomic sequence to represent the inferred CDS: deleted 1 base in 1 codon), translating into MLSSRYKENLPSKCFPKDKNRPELPTTLLDSRRWVFVGNGPDNFRDGCLPGLGLITRGPEQGFLPRIHHRASQPAPERRQNQLPKDAPLFSRLSPARRARLAFLEEVEARLASHPWAVPLHLEEAMPAELLLKVLEVLDPDRKLEDAWGYCQDPRKRTKEYPELFRKNSMQVHLGLPKKIPVPCSGQWLYEEKPCKMDLLHKDGLLLYENVHRRVSDFCNWATALGSSNIDEEFILRQFDVDCPGTPSRDVLPTLRPNPVPRELQPRVGLNTQQELDSFQKLDYQRKLQKPQNPYKPKKVKMRYGAWYLDTKLWKKQRADEPLVDPKVSHKAQHENFKKRLQEQEEFLADLCGAVAFKDFILSRGYRMPSFLEKMYPRKECQRACNKTPIKLTQA; encoded by the exons ATGTTGTCTTCTAGGTACAAAGAGAATCTACCTTCCAAGTGTTTCCCGAAGGACAAGAACAGGCCGGAGCTCCCCACCACCCTG CTGGACAGCAGGCGGTGGGTGTTCGTGGGGAATGGGCCGGACAACTTCAGGGATGGCTGCCTGCCTGGCCTTGGGCTGATCACTCGGGGACCTGAGCAGGGCTTCCTGCCCCGGATTCATCACAGAGCTTCCCAGCCAGCCCCAGAGAGGAGGCAAAACCAGCTGCCCAAGGACGCACCCTTGTTTTCTAGGCTGTCGCCAGCCCGGCGGGCCCGGCTAGCattcctggaggaggtggaggcCCGCCTGGCCTCTCACCCCTGGGCCGTCCCCCTGCATCTAGAAGAAGCCATGCCTGCAGAG CTCTTACTAAAGGTGCTGGAGGTGCTCGATCCTGACAGGAAGCTGGAGGACGCATGGGGTTATTGTCAGGACcccagaaaaagaacaaaggaatacCCAGAGCTTTTTAGAAAAAATTCTATGCAAGTCCACCTGGGACT TCCCAAGAAGATTCCCGTGCCATGTTCAGGCCAATGGCTCTATGAAGAAAAGCCTTGTAAAATGGATTTGCTCCACAAAGATGGTCTTCTTCTTTATGAAAATGTACACAGAAGAGTTAGTGACTTCTGCAACTGGGCTACTGCTTTG GGAAGTTCGAACATTGATGAAGAGTTCATCCTGAGACAGTTTGACGTGGACTGTCCAGGCACACCAAGCCGGGATGTGCTCCCCACACTGAGGCCAAACCCAGTTCCTCGGGAGCTACAGCCCAGGGTGGGGCTCAACACACAGCAGGAGCTGGATTCCTTCCAGAAACTGGACTATCAGAGGAAACTCCAGAAACCACAG AATCCTTATAAACCCAAGAAGGTGAAGATGAGGTACGGAGCATGGTATCTGGACACCAAGTTGTGGAAAAAGCAAAGAGCAGATGAACCCCTAGTTGACCCTAAGGTCTCGCATAAAGCTCaacatgagaattttaaaaagcgaCTACAGGAACAG GAGGAGTTCCTTGCAGACCTTTGTGGAGCAGTTGCCTTTAAGGATTTCATTCTGAGCAGGGGCTACAGGATGCCGAGC ttccttgagaagATGTATCCCAGGAAGGAATGTCAGCGTGCGTGTAACAAGACTCCTATAAAACTGACTCAAGCATAG
- the STBD1 gene encoding starch-binding domain-containing protein 1: MGAVWSALLVGGGLAGALVVWLLRGAPGDAGQGQDAPPGEAAAPGGDRDGGGALGPGPSGQEPATKAEHLQESNGRLISETKDLGHPQEEARELKNPGEVSGKSGEHVPSGQFPDTKCPATSENGNSRSYSESSRNESLQSPAEEWGFRKGRETSADATQCFADKLPSSNLRKDRDRDVSLAPLDSQDLANHGDWELVSRHSSWGDVGVGGSLEASVFGPNQGADYGRGGVVEAGGREACGETERAAARSSETQQVSVRFQVHYVTSTDGQFIAVTGDHEGLGRWNTYTPLHHTDGGFWAHSVSLPADTVVEWKFVLVENGQVARWEECSNRSLETGHEDRVVHKWWGVH, translated from the exons ATGGGCGCCGTCTGGTCCGCGCTGCTGGTCGGCGGGGGTCTGGCAGGGGCGCTGGTCGTGTGGCTGCTGCGGGGCGCGCCCGGCGAcgcggggcaggggcaggacgcCCCTCCGGGGGAGGCTGCGGCGCCGGGAGGCGACCGGGACGGCGGCGGCGCGCTGGGCCCGGGCCCCTCCGGGCAGGAGCCGGCCACCAAAGCAG AGCATCTTCAAGAAAGCAACGGACGTTTGATTTCTGAGACCAAAGATCTTGGGCACCCACAGGAAGAAGCACGGGAACTGAAGAATCCTGGAGAAGTCTCTGGCAAGTCAGGAGAGCATGTTCCTTCTGGACAGTTTCCAGATACGAAATGTCCAGCTACTTCCGAGAATGGTAACTCTAGGAGTTACTCTGAGTCCTCAAGAAACGAAAGCCTTCAATCTCCCGCAGAAGAATGGGGATTCCGCAAAGGACGGGAGACATCTGCTGATGCAACTCAATGTTTTGCAGACAAGTTGCCTTCTAGCAACCTGCGCAAGGACAGAGATAGAGACGTGAGCCTTGCCCCGCTGGACAGCCAGGACCTGGCTAACCACGGGGACTGGGAACTGGTGTCTAGGCACTCATCGTGGGGGGATGTTGGTGTGGGTGGCAGTCTCGAGGCTTCAGTGTTCGGCCCAAACCAGGGAGCGGACTACGGGAGAGGTGGTGTCGTGGAAGCAGGAGGTCGGGAAGCGTGTGGGGAAACGGAAAGGGCGGCAGCGAGATCATCAGAGACGCAGCAGGTCAGCGTCAGGTTCCAGGTCCATTACGTCACAAGCACTGACGGGCAGTTCATTGCCGTCACTGGGGACCACGAGGGGCTCGGGAGATGGAACACGTACACCCCACTCCATCACACTGACGGGGGCTTCTGggctcactctgtttccctgccAGCAGACACAGTGGTGGAGTGGAAATTTGTGCTGGTAGAGAACGGGCAGGTCGCCCGCTGGGAAGAATGCAGCAATAGGTCCCTGGAGACCGGCCATGAGGATAGAGTGGTTCACAAGTGGTGGGGGGTTCACTGA